In Prunus dulcis chromosome 1, ALMONDv2, whole genome shotgun sequence, the following are encoded in one genomic region:
- the LOC117631447 gene encoding ATPase family AAA domain-containing protein At1g05910 codes for MHKRSDGPASEPVRTSGRVRRRPTAYGRSMYYYNTSTSSLIQKRRNRKNKTKTRTAASHIAKIMRHGSRSQRSTQPSTPPDSNNHNAEASNLRRSTRKRKETKNRDLYTTDDSSGSEDLDIMKATGKSMKNQVHNSACKDEPSSPKHKKILETRQTPRREGLRPRRLKASREQLVLRFDDEQDTSEEKIDQEETENGNDIEYNEADDGQNEGDGEDVGDGDGDDDGDGDGDEDGDDEEGEEEQEGRRRYDLRNRADVRKLRPRSPRRVLRQGMGTKVGRDVRKGGSRVHKRHRMTRTDDSDDSLLVDELDQGPAIPWGRGGSRSGPPWLFGGLDTHGTTAWGLNVAASGWGHQGDAFATLTSGIQTAGPSSKGGADIQPLQVDESVSFDDIGGLSEYIDALKEMVFFPLLYPDFFASYHITPPRGVLLCGPPGTGKTLIARALACAASKAGQKVSFYMRKGADVLSKWVGEAERQLKLLFEEAQRNQPSIIFFDEIDGLAPVRSSKQEQIHNSIVSTLLALMDGLDSRGQVVLIGATNRIDAIDGALRRPGRFDREFNFPLPGCEARSEILDIHTRKWKHPPSGELKLELAASCVGYCGADLKALCTEAAIRAFREKYPQVYTSDDKFVIDVDSVKVEKYHFVEAMSTITPAAHRGAVVHSRPLSLVVAPCLQRHLRNSMNYISDIFPPLAVTSQLTKLAMLSSGSAIPLVYRPRLLLCGGEGSGLDHLGPAILHELEKFPVHSLGLPSLLSDPSAKTPDEALVHIFGEARRTTPSILYLPQLNLWWETAHEQLRAVLLTLLEELPSDLPILLLATSSVPPAEVDATASSIFSDRSVYQLGKPSTEDRFLFFDRLIEAALSVLLEGITKNSQESVSVPELPKAPKVASGPKVSELKAKVEAEQHALRRLRMCLRDVCNRLLYDKRFGAFHYPVSEEDAPNYRTIIQNPIDVAKLLQNVDSGQYITCSSFLQDVDLIVSNAKAYNGDDYNGARIVSRAHELRDAVHGMLSQMDPALVAYCDKIAAEGGPEHIPDGLGVSTFPVIPVVQLGTVTRASARLRNVQLEVPVDQNYEACRRPKRNVEPQPEVPVDQNYEALKQPKRNVEPQLEVHVDENYEVLKWPNRNVEPAHAASTAEDKSWLQDSILSKSSQGPETNETNPEVPESSHQHETSGEISGHNSHVIGSQDITMSDGEMTNQIESVRQLFVERTENYDIPQLERLYTRIMKGIFDIKHKGDIDGTKPSILRYLLKFAEGEANL; via the exons atgcaTAAGCGATCTGATGGGCCGGCTTCGGAGCCGGTACGGACGAGCGGAAGGGTGAGGAGACGGCCCACAGCGTACGGGCGAAGCATGTACTATTACAACACAAGCACCTCCAGCCTCATTCAAAAACGGAGAAATCGGAAGAACAAGACGAAGACCAGAACTGCGGCTTCTCATATTGCTAAGATAATGCGCCATGGCAGCCGTTCCCAAAGATCCACGCAACCCAGTACTCCCCCTGACTCCAATAACCATAAT GCAGAAGCATCCAATCTCCGACGCTCTACAAGGAAGagaaaggaaacaaagaaTCGTGACCTTTACACAACAGATGACAGTTCTGGAAGTGAGGATTTAGATATAATG AAAGCTACAGGTAAATCTATGAAAAATCAGGTTCATAATAGTGCGTGTAAAGATGAGCCATCATCTCCCAAGCATAAAAAGATATTGGAGACTAGACAAACACCTCGTCGTGAAGGATTGCGCCCTCGTCGATTAAAGGCATCAAGAGAACAGTTGGTTTTGCGGTTTGATGATGAGCAGGATACTTCAGAAGAGAAGATTGACCAAGAGGAAACTGAAAATGGGAATGACATAGAATACAATGAGGCAGATGATGGTCAAAATGAAGGTGACGGAGAAGATGtgggtgatggtgatggtgacgatgatggtgatggtgatggtgatgaagatggtgatgatgaggagggtgaagaagaacaagaaggaaGAAGACGATACGATCTTCGAAATCGTGCAGATGTCCGTAAGCTAAGACCAAGATCTCCTCGAAGAGTGTTGCGTCAAGGAATGGGGACAAAGGTTGGTAGGGATGTGAGAAAGGGTGGATCACGAGTTCATAAGCGCCATCGAATGACAAGGACTGATGATTCTGATGACTCCCTTCTTGTGGACGAACTAGATCAAGGCCCTGCAATTCCCTGGGGCCGAGGTGGGAGCAGATCTGGACCACCATGGCTTTTTGGGGGACTAGACACGCATGGAACAACAGCATGGGGGTTGAATGTTGCTGCGTCAGGTTGGGGTCATCAGGGTGATGCTTTTGCCACTTTAACTTCTGGAATTCAAACTGCTGGGCCGAGCTCAAAGGGAGGGGCAGACATACAACCATTGCAGGTTGATGAGAGTGTGAGTTTTGATGATATAGGGGGGCTTTCTGAATATATTGATGCTTTGAAGGAAATGGTTTTCTTTCCTCTATTATATCCAGATTTCTTTGCGAGTTATCATATTACCCCACCAAGGGGGGTTTTGTTATGTGGTCCTCCTGGGACTGGGAAAACATTGATTGCCAGAGCATTAGCCTGTGCTGCATCCAAGGCTGGCCAGAAAGTCAGCTTTTACATGCGGAAGGGTGCAGATGTGCTAAGCAAATGGGTGGGTGAGGCTGAAAGACAATTAAAACTACTTTTTGAGGAAGCTCAAAGAAATCAACCTTCAATAATATTCTTTGATGAAATAGATGGACTTGCTCCTGTAAGGTCCAGCAAACAAGAGCAAATTCATAATTCTATTGTGTCCACTTTGCTTGCTTTGATGGATGGTCTTGATTCCCGTGGACAAGTTGTTTTGATTGGAGCAACCAACCGGATTGATGCAATTGATGGAGCCCTCCGACGCCCTGGTAGATTTGACCGTGAATTCAACTTTCCTTTGCCAGGCTGTGAGGCACGCTCTGAAATTTTGGACATTCATACTCGAAAATGGAAGCATCCTCCTTCAGGGGAGCTAAAACTGGAACTTGCAGCTAGTTGTGTTGGATATTGTGGTGCTGATTTAAAAGCTCTTTGTACTGAAGCTGCCATTCGTGCTTTCCGTGAAAAATATCCTCAGGTTTACACAAGTGATGataaatttgtaattgatGTTGACTCAGTAAAGGTTGAAAAGTATCACTTTGTTGAAGCAATGTCAACAATTACTCCAGCTGCTCACAGAGGAGCGGTTGTGCACTCCAGGCCATTGTCCTTGGTAGTTGCACCATGCCTGCAAAGGCATCTCCGAAATTCCATGAACTATATATCCGATATTTTCCCCCCCCTTGCAGTGACATCACAGTTAACCAAGCTTGCTATGCTCTCCTCTGGCTCTGCAATTCCTCTTGTCTACAGGCCTCGGCTTCTGCTATGTGGCGGTGAAGGTTCTGGTCTG GATCATCTTGGCCCTGCTATTTTACACGAACTCGAGAAATTCCCTGTTCATTCTTTAGGACTTCCATCTCTTCTATCTGATCCTAGTGCAAAGACACCAGACGAGGCATTGGTACATATATTTGGTGAAGCAAGGAGAACAACCCCATCAATTCTCTATTTGCCTCAGCTCAATCTTTGGTGGGAGACA GCACATGAGCAGCTCCGAGCTGTTTTGCTGACGTTGCTAGAAGAATTACCATCAGACTTGCCAATATTACTGCTTGCAACATCATCAGTCCCACCTGCTGAAGTTGATGCCACAGCTTCTTCAATATTTTCTGATCGTTCAGT CTATCAGTTGGGCAAACCATCTACTGAAGacagatttttgttttttgaccGTCTCATCGAAGCTGCTTTGTCAGTTTTGTTAGAGGGCATAACAAAAAATTCTCAAGAATCAGTATCTGTTCCTGAACTTCCCAAGGCTCCAAAAGTGGCAAGTGGTCCAAAGGTCTCGGAGTTAAAAGCCAAGGTAGAAGCTGAGCAGCATGCCCTTCGCCGATTGCGGATGTGCCTCAGAGATGTTTGCAATAG ACTTTTATATGATAAGAGGTTTGGTGCTTTCCACTATCCTGTGTCAGAGGAAGATGCTCCAAACTATCGCACAATCATTCAGAACCCTATTGATGTGGCTAAGCTGCTGCAGAATGTAGACTCTGGGCAGTATATTACATGTTCTTCATTCCTGCAAGATGTTGATCTAATAGTTTCCAACGCAAAG GCTTACAATGGAGATGATTATAATGGTGCTAGGATTGTTAGCAGAGCTCATGAGCTTCGAGACGCA GTACATGGGATGCTGTCACAAATGGACCCTGCACTAGTTGCATATTGTGACAAGATTGCAGCTGAAGGTGGTCCAGAACATATTCCAGATGGTTTAGGGGTATCTACTTTCCCCGTGATACCTGTTGTACAGCTGGGAACTGTCACTAGAGCAAGTGCTCGACTTCGTAATGTCCAGCTGGAGGTGCCTGTGGATCAAAATTATGAGGCTTGCAGACGGCCAAAGAGGAATGTCGAGCCCCAGCCGGAGGTGCCAGTGGATCAAAATTATGAGGCTTTGAAACAGCCAAAGAGGAATGTAGAGCCCCAGCTGGAGGTACATGTGGATGAAAATTATGAGGTTTTGAAATGGCCAAACAGGAATGTTGAGCCCGCACATGCAG CTTCAACTGCAGAGGACAAGTCATGGCTTCAGGATTCAATACTGTCCAAGTCATCGCAGGGACCTGAGACAAATGAAACTAATCCTGAAGTGCCAGAATCCTCCCATCAGCATGAAACTTCTGGAGAAATTTCTGGCCATAATTCTCATGTGATTGGATCCCAAGACATCACTATGTCAGATGGTGAGATGACAAACCAAATAGAGTCTGTTAGGCAACTTTTTGTGGAAAGGACTGAAAACTATGACATTCCACAGCTAGAGAGGCTTTATACTAGAATTATGAAGggcatttttgacatcaagCACAAAGGTGATATAGATGGCACCAAGCCTTCAATTTTGAggtatttattaaaatttgcGGAGGGTGAAGCAAATTTAtga